The following proteins are encoded in a genomic region of Montipora foliosa isolate CH-2021 chromosome 10, ASM3666993v2, whole genome shotgun sequence:
- the LOC137973355 gene encoding uncharacterized protein — protein sequence MTIIYRALWFAMEALILISTSSNSMEYKTPLMFIYNVFTKDVAVMKHTIHSVEVTSTVECFRHCARVCGCLAFQVTGASCELLDNADGDLVARQGTLLYIMQQNGVEGNGGCLNGCCESQPCLNGGTCRETCSDIKEQYACACSEHYYGKRCELFNPALKSCQSIARIKPEVVSGIYDLDISFNKTIRTYCDFSSEAGKAWTLIESFSLGNKEVYKNKPFYHDFPRNENNFTWDDFRVSYQALVTIRDNSTHWRVTCSFPSGLTYSDYARASLTATDLLTFINQDKCRQYEYVSVRGINCTDCEGMIVQKDNQHMHTDSYWSGINKCEWDPGAGAVAGEDNFGFYDVTNPQHKCTKNSLSTTQWWLGAEL from the exons ATGACAATCATTTACAGAGCTCTTTGGTTTGCCATGGAAGCGCTGATATTGATATCAACCTCTTCAAACAGCATGGAATATAAAACACCGTTAATGTTCATATACAACGTGTTCACTAAAGATGTCGCGGTCATGAAGCATACCATTCACTCCGTGGAGGTTACCAGTACAGTGGAGTGTTTTCGTCATTGCGCGAGGGTCTGTGGCTGCTTGGCGTTTCAAGTGACTGGGGCCAGTTGCGAGCTGTTAGACAATGCGGATGGGGATCTGGTAGCTAGACAAGGAACTCTCCTGTATATTATGCAGCAAAACGGTGTCGAG gGTAATGGAGGCTGTTTGAACGGGTGCTGCGAATCCCAGCCTTGCCTCAACGGAGGCACGTGCCGAGAAACGTGCAGTGACATCAAAGAACAGTATGCTTGCGCATGCTCTGAACATTACTATGGAAAAAGATGTGAATTGTTTAATCCAGCGTTAAAGTCCTGTCAATCTATCGCAAGGATTAAGCCAGAAGTGGTTTCTGGGATTTATGACCTCGATATCAGCTTTAACAAGACTATTCGGACCTACTGTGATTTCAGCTCTGAGGCTGGAAAAGCATGGACCCTGATAGAATCATTTTCCCTAGGAAACAAGGAGGTttacaaaaacaaacctttttatCACGACTTTCCACGAAACGAGAATAATTTTACATGGGACGACTTCCGAGTCTCGTATCAAGCATTGGTTACCATTCGGGATAACTCAACACACTGGCGAGTCACATGTAGCTTCCCATCAGGCCTCACGTATTCCGACTACGCACGCGCATCGCTGACAGCCACAGACCTGTTAACCTTTATAAACCAAGACAAATGCCGACAGTACGAGTATGTTTCAGTTCGAGGTATCAACTGCACAGATTGCGAGGGGATGATAGTACAGAAAGATAATCAACATATGCATACTGATTCTTATTGGAGTGGTATAAACAAATGTGAATGGGACCCCGGGGCTGGTGCAGTAGCGGGTGAAGATAACTTTGGCTTTTACGATGTCACTAATCCACAACACAAGTGCACGAAAAATTCCCTCTCGACTACGCAGTGGTGGCTCGGAGCTGAGCTATAA